Below is a window of Gossypium hirsutum isolate 1008001.06 chromosome A12, Gossypium_hirsutum_v2.1, whole genome shotgun sequence DNA.
TCACTACCTTATTTCCCAATTGCCATATTTGTTACGTTTGGGTATATATACTGCATGTGATGCGATACGTAATTCATAAAAGTTTTGGAGATTTTAAGAGAGAGTACATAGAGTTTAAACCAATCAGACTCCAAAATAGACATGAAAATGGATGGGTTCGGATAATAACCACAGGTATACCAGTGGAAATTAACAAGGAAATTATGGTTGATTAATGGGAATGTTTTAGATTTACGTAATATTGGTAGTCTGTCATACTCATATAGCTGGATGAAAGAAAAACAGACAAAAAGGAAACGTGCATTGTAGTTGGTTTCTATTGGCATTCGACGCGTCAATCATTATaagaccaaaaagaaaaaaatatccaATACTCTTATATATATTTACCGTttattcataaataaaaatatattaaaattattaacgTAGAAATGATGAAAGGAGTCGGATCCTATTTTCCTTGACCAATCATTATAAGACTGTCGTTGAACCGGAGATCTAGTATGGTACAATGGTAATGTTTTTGTTTGGAAAAGGGTAATCAATTTTCCGGCAATCATGCAGACATGCCCATGTTATCGTTTCGATTAATAAATAGTTTGCGGCTAAGTAGCAGTTGGCCATGTTATCCTGGCTGGCACCACTGGCTTCTCTGGCGGGCTTTCTTATGGTGCATTGTAAATTACATTTATAACCTTGCATGTTGACCCCATTTGAGGAATGTTTTCTTCGTCTTACTTCCTAAAATTTGACCAACCATCAAATCGGTGGGAAGAAAGAAGGATTGTTTAGGTTTTGGTCCTTTTGGTTTCTTTGTATTCTCTTCATTTTGACATACGCATCATTTTTGTTCATAGAATGTTTCTCCTACTGGCAACCATTAGAGATAATTGTGAAAAATGCCATATATGTTCATAGAATGTTTCTCCTACTGGCAACCATTAGAGATAATTGTGAAAAATGGGGAGTGGCAGCTGTTCCTTACTTGAAGTTGGACCATTTTTCCTTTACAAAGATATCTTTTagcaaactaatcattttgttaaaaaaattatccatttctactaataaaaattaatctttGTATATCATAATGAAGTACATACGGTGAGCTATTTATCATTGTTTGGTTACTCGGTTAGGCTCCCAAGActttaatagtacaaatggaAGGATTTTTTTACTAACCAATTTGctttttgatttaatgtacaatgattaatttacttgttttttagtagaaaaaataaaatacaatctaacttttAATGTAAAAGccttcataatacttttactcCTTTATATCCGTTTAGTGAAACCATATTTATACCTAGCTTTTATGCATTTAGGGGAGAATACAAAAAACTTCACTTACCTTCCTTGTTTACGATTCACGGAATAAGATATGTAGATTGAACAAGCAAGTGTTATAATgacatttcttttctttatgattGCTTTGGAATAATCATTAAATTGATCACTCGTTAAAATCAGATTTTTACAACTGGAACCGTGTGAAGCTGAGATATTGTGATGGAGCCTCATTTTCAGGAGATAGCAAGTTTGATAACGGGGTAATTTATCATTTTAGCTATGTGTCTTTAGTgtaacttttcttttttaaaatttatactaatCTAAAACTCACAGTGTCATTTAAGTGCACGAATCATGAAGTCATGGTAGGATTTGTAGAAACTATGGCATTAAAAGTCAACTTATAAGATGTATATGCTGGGAAAGACCTTTTAATTGCTCTTTACTGATTCTTTCCCTATATATGCTTCTGAAATGAACAGACGTCATTGCTTTATTTCAGAGGGCAAAGAATTTGGGAAGCAATTATCCATGATCTTCTACCTAAAGGGTTGTCAAGAGCACGCAAGGTAAGTTAAGATTACTACAAAATGTTCATACAATATGACCTGCAGtgttcaattgattttttaagtGAACGTCAGCAATACTTgacttcttttgctttttctctGCTCTAGGCCTTGCTTTCAGGTTGCTCTGCTGGGGGTCTAGCAACCTTTTTGCACTGTCACAACTTCACAAAGATGTTACCAAGCAATGCCAGTGTGAAATGTTTAAGCGATGCTGGATTTTTTCTGGATGAGTAAGTTTCATTTTTCTCTGCAACGGACAATATTCTATTTCCAGATGTTTacatattttgatttcaatttgcAGACGAGACATAAGTTTGAATTATTCTATGAGGTCCTTCTATCATGATCTAGTTGCCTTACAGGTACTTATTTTAATCATTGGTTTAAATTGTGATTGTTGTATGTGTTTTGCTGGACATTGATACACAAGATAACTAATGACTATTACTCGGAATTTATATTAATGCTGCAAATGTATTCCAAAAAAAGGGCAACATGCAAGTTGACATTTTATAGCGTATGAATAGGTCCATATTCTCTGCATGTGTTacattatttttagacttttccTGATACATGAAAATTAGCGCGTGTGAATTAACACAGAATGTGCCTAGTTAAATTCTGTTTTGAACCTGTACCATTATTGTTCACATCAATAAAATGTACATGACAGGGGATAGAGCAAAATCTAAATCCAAATTGCACGAGGTCGACCAGCAATCCAAAGCTGGTATGATCTCCGTCACCCTCTAATGCATACAAGAACGACTTACTTTTTTGCTTGAAGCTCAAGGTATGTAACTTCTTTTTTTCTGCAGTGTTTCTTTCCCCAGTACGCATTGAACTATATCTCAACACCTTATTTCATCTTGAACTCAGCTTATGATGTATTCCAGGTAAAACTTCCATTGCTCTAGCATGTTTTATAAACCCACTACTATTCAATCTCGAGTCAATGTTCTAACTTAGTGTGATATGACCATAACTTTAACCATCGTGTTCTTTCCCCCACAGTTTCATCAtagtttggttccaccatctgcTGATTTGCACGGACACTGGAATCGTTGCAAGCTTGACCCAGCAGCATGCAGTGCATACCAGATCAGTGTATTGCAAGGTTGGTTTATGATGCTGATAAaatcaaacacacacacaaatattaaaatttaaagcttGTGCTAGGTTTGAGGCGTGATATGCTTGTGGCTCTTTACCCATCCTACAAAAATTCAAGAAGAGATGGGATGTTTATAAATTCATGCTTTGCTCATTGCCAAAGTGAGTCACAGGACACATGGTTTGCTGTTGATTCTCCAAGAATACACAATAAGGTAGGTTCACTAATTAAGACAATCTTTATTATACAATAAGGTTAACATGTTTAATTTCCAGAAGCAATTGATTATACATTATatttgatacttttaaaaactttataaTACATTTTTTCTTTGACAGACCATTGCTGAAGCAGTTGGAGATTGGTACTTTGGCAGAAAAATAACCAAAGAGATTGATTGTCCATATCCATGCGATAAAACTTGCCACAACCTTATACCTTCACCTCAGGTAATGTCTCCGTACAACCTAGGTAAAACTGCCATTGATATCCATACAggagttagattacattttacaTCTTCTACTCGAAAAATGGATAAAGTAGGCCCCGcatattaaatcaaagagcaaactgattattctgttaaaaattccatcaatTTCTACGGTTAAAAACGGATCTTACGTCAGCATTAGTTACACGTGACACGTGTCACTATTTgccaatttttaataatagaaatagataaaatttttaataaaaaagaccaatttatttttttatgtaatgtacaaagattaattttactcatttttttattatagggtgcaaaatgcaatctaatttCTATTACAGGTGTCAATGCTACTTTTACCTACAGCCTACATTCTTCCTGACAGGGCTGCTATTTGGTAAAAATAACACTGTTGTCGCGATTGAAATGCATCTGCAGGTTTCACTGAGATAGATTATTCTTTTTCTTCCAAGAACAAATTCTTCAGTATACATCATATCTGTTGAACCTGGTCGTTCGCATGCCGTAGCTTTAATGGTGATGAAACGAAGTCCaggtattttaatgttttaattcttttttaaaaagtgATTGTTGCCccaaaatcacatatcatttaattacaattcattcaaaacaatgaATGAAACCAATTGATTTCcattcattgttttaaaaaaaaaaaaacttttacaaTATATAGCAGGATAGCAGCAAAACTGTGTCGACGTTACggtttttttcctatttttttttaaattggtcgtaattgaaattgaaaattactTTCTATACATTAAAAAATAGGAAGCAATAttcattacttttattattttctttgcaTTATATTGTAGTAGAATATGATCCTTGTATTAACACCTTATTTTTCATGATCAATTCAATTAGATTATTATTTCTGTAGGTGTAATAATCCTGGTAAAGAtctatttttaattcattatattctaaaatagtgaatttaaatttattctcattttattttctcaaatgcaaaatttaaacattatttgttataaatatattaataggTACCCATACCGCCCTTAAAACTCTACATTTcgattaatatttttgttatttatgaTTTCTCAGTGAAAACAAATTATAgaagtgtaaaaaaaaaaaacaaaagaagaaatagtATAAGTATCATCAACCAAAGAAATGTCTTAGTTAAGGAGGTAAATAGTTATGTCTCATAAGATCTTGATCTTCAATAATATCAGTAATGAATAATTTATCTggccaaaaaataataataatttagaaaaatcgaattttacatttatttaatttcaatatggATAATACAAATTTGAACACCTTAATGCCGGTGCAAAGAAACAAATATAAAGAAAGAATACAATGAATTTGAATGTAACATTTTTAACATCTATAACTAAGGTTTTAAGGTTGAAGTTTAATTACCTTTTTAATCTAAATAGGATGGAAAAGAATTGCTTAGATGGGTTTAACTAGGAGGGGCAGTCCATATCTAGGCCTTAAAGAAAGCAAAATGGAAGGTGAATGGCGATAATTTGATGAGAGGGAGAAGGAAAACCTAGTGAGCATAAGTGTTAATACAACTTTATATTCCATCATTGTCAAATTCCTTCCAACACACATCCTACCTCCGAATCCAAATGGCAAAAATCCCATCTTGTGTTTACACCCACCATATAAATGATCATCTTTAAACCTTTCTGGCTGAAACTCGTTAACATCATCGCCCCATAATGTCGGATCGTGGTGCATTGCTACGACGTCGATCCAGATGTTGGTTCCATTAGGGATAACAAGATCACCCACCTTTATATCTTCTCTTGCTTGTCTTTGTGCATTTGGTGCTGGCGAGTATAGTCTTAACACTTCTTTCATCACCCCTCCCATCTACAAGTCATAACCACATAGTACTATTCACCCAAAACCAAATTCTCgaaaaaaaaaaagcagagaaaaattccaaaattaaataaataaataactccATGTGGAATTCGTTGCCACTTTAGAGTTTAGAACCAATTCAAAACTAATGGGGAGCTGCCACTTGCCACAGCTGAAGTGTCAAAGGGAGTAATTTGACTTGTTCCTACATATGAAATGACACGACTCCTAAATGGTTGAACTTTAATGTTTGACATAtaggatatatatacatatatattttaactttcgCCTATAAAAATTCTCATGTCATGACTTGGGAAACACATGTACACTTGAAAATTAATGAAGAAATTGATTGGAAATGAAGGAGAGTGGAAAAAGAATTATAATAGAAGTCACTTGGATCAAGTCTAAAAGAGTTTAATAACAGCGGAAAATCAGAAAAAAATTTTAggggccaaaattaaattttaatttttaatagcttatattttataaattttaaaaaattaaattaaaattttatcattttaaggggGCCAAGGCCTTTGCTAATGTCCTAGATCCGCTACTATTTAATAAGGTCACTTAAATagaattttgaatttgaattttattgatgAAAAATAGTATTATTAATATTTGCAATGTCACTTCCTCAAAATTGGGTTACTATAGtagaaacaaaaaaatatatgtatgaaatgaagttattaatgcacACAATGTGTAAAGTAGAAGGTTTAAAACATATTATGTGtaaaaatttatcgattttatataaaaacacgAAAAGGCAAAAAGTCTTatgttatatttgtaattttgtaaaagtaaagattttcaataattttttgatGGACTTGATGCTAAGATGACTTGTGACGTCAATTTAATTAGGCTTAATATAAGTATATTTCTAAATATATAGATATAGTAAAGATATTTACCTTCTTTAAGTCAGCAAGCTTAGTGAAATCGATCTCTCCATCTCCAATCACTTGTTTAATTTCGTCCCTCAATTGGTTTTGCCAATCGGGATACATGGCCAAAAGCAACAATGTCCAAGTGAGTGCCAATGCAGTGGTTTCATGGCCGCCGAAGAAGAAAGTCTTGCACTCGTCGACAAGCTCCCTCGCTGTCAAGCTCTTCCCCGACCGTCCGTCAATGAGGCTACCTTCCATCAACAAACCCAACAAATCCTTCTGAGGGGATGTTCCAATATCCAAACTCTTTTTACGGGCATCGATTATAGATAAAAGCAATTGGTCGATTTCTTTTCCGAGTCTCTTGGCTTCTAGGTTTTTCTTAGGGCACATCCATTTGCTAAATGGCACGCCAACATAACGGTTGGAGTTGAAAAGTGTGATTTGCATGGCTCTTAGTTTTTCAAACACTTTGTTCTCATTTTGGTAACTCAACCCGAAGCTGGTCCTTGCGATGATCTCCCCCGCGGTCGTTGTGATTTCCCTTTCGACATCGATTTCGGGATAACCAGAGCTTATTAGAGTAGCCCATTGGTCTAGCATCTTCGTTGTCGGTTCGACCATCAAGCTTGCCATAGCCTACATTATCAAAGCAAAATGTATTTCATCAGGGTtattatcaaatatatttttaatgacTAATGTATCCTTAATGTCCGTTTTAaggttcataaaaattaattcttTCAAGGTTCAGTGGCTACCTTTACAACAATATTTTCttcaaaattcaaacttaaattCTTTATAAGAATGTAAACAAAAAATGAACAGTCAAAATTCAATTTGTTAATGCACTTTGTTTGGTTATTGAAGTATTGAGGAAAGAGTTTATTTGATACGTATGTCTTAAAATAGTTAACAATGgtcaaaaattttcaatttggcTTGTAATGGTCAATTGTTTTTTACTTAGTTTCTTAtccattaattaattaaaatatttaaaataattaagatcaaagtttaaaaaaattgactCCATAAATAATTACtattacatttttacccaaacaaaaggaataattaataaaaaattaaacttgaaaataaaaCCTCTTCAAAGTGAGTAAAAGGAAAACTTCCTTCTACTAAAAACAAGTTATCTAAGTAACtaaaaattgtttattaaaattaatttattattaattcatataataagaGATGTTGAAAACGATAATACCCCTAAATATATAAATCTATACACGGATGTAATGTCATCTTAACgaataaaacttttaatttatatatatttctttattaaAAACAAGATATGTATCACATACAATCATGACTAATTCTCTttcacaaatttttaatttttatattaaattttaagagTATTAAAAAGGTACCACTATCAATATCGCAGTATATAATATAGTTTTAAGATCAACAAATATCTTCTGCAGCTATTTTCTCTCCGTTGCAATGCATCTTTATTTTAATCGTGCCATGTTTTAAATATAATGAATTGTTTagtgttaatattattaactaaccaaatgtaccaaaaaattagaattttttattaattttattataaattttgattatatttattttttaatatactattaaaaattattcataatccctttttaacttataaataaaatgataatatattttaTCACACTCAAATCATTCgacttaaaagtttaaaaaaaattttactttgtaatCACCTCATGTAATGATAACTCAAAACTTTtggatttcttaaaaatatatatacaactaattttatttataaataaataaatggcttcatatattagttttatatatatatatataggaccaGGTCCAATGTTAGGTATAAATGCATGTTTTCGTGCttttgaacaaaaagaaaaatgattgttttgctgctaacttttactttatttttgaGTATTATTTGTTCCGTTAACTTTACATGAATATATGATTATGGTTGTTTGTATCTCATAGGATACGATGGGTTGGATTAAAATTAGttagaaaatttgatttgaaaagagATATCAAATCAATTGAATGGTAAATCTATATAAATAGATTAGgctgaattaaataataaattaaactgtttttaattttaatttttaagtattttacttttataaacttttaattaattatttaatccaaCCGTATCAACCATTTGAATTGATAAAACCAttcaaattaataaattgaagaaCTAACCTGTTTGAATGACCcgtttgattttgaaaacaaatgTTTCTACTTTACAAGTTAGACTTTTACGCTTTCAGAGACGCTGTCGGCTGTGGAACATGCAAGTGTTCATTGTTTTCCACCAATGTTTACAGAATGGAGCCTAGGTTGTTTTTGgataaattaacatttagtctctaaatttgataatcttttaatttagtccctaaacattTTTTCCCTATTAATCTTAAAATTTgacaatattttttaatttaatccttaaatttggATTCCATTCAAAAGTAATAGCATAACTGCATGAGATTatggaatattttaaaatttttatataaaatctaattttttttaaaatattattaaagaaCTTTTAAATGATAACATAGCATATtcttaaaatatcatattatcaTACCTTAACAAAATCCATGTTGAAGCattaaaactgaaaaaaaaaacattaacaaATTCCCAGGCTaatatagacaaaaaaaaatgaaggacCAAAGCGTTattaaatttagggactaaatattACTTTACCCATTTGTTCTTTTAATTTGTAAGGAgagaaaaaggagagaaaataCGAAGGATAATAATACCTTTAAGTTG
It encodes the following:
- the LOC121211207 gene encoding pectin acetylesterase 9 isoform X1, translating into MMKIRIEITLCLLLFLVLAPFCICSGERLPVGMTLVRKATAHGAVCLDGSLPAYHLHRGFGAGSNNWILQFEGGGWCNDISSCLERAKTRRGSTRYMSKLEVFSGILSNNASLNPDFYNWNRVKLRYCDGASFSGDSKFDNGTSLLYFRGQRIWEAIIHDLLPKGLSRARKALLSGCSAGGLATFLHCHNFTKMLPSNASVKCLSDAGFFLDERDISLNYSMRSFYHDLVALQGIEQNLNPNCTRSTSNPKLCFFPQYALNYISTPYFILNSAYDVFQFHHSLVPPSADLHGHWNRCKLDPAACSAYQISVLQGLRRDMLVALYPSYKNSRRDGMFINSCFAHCQSESQDTWFAVDSPRIHNKTIAEAVGDWYFGRKITKEIDCPYPCDKTCHNLIPSPQGAKCNLISITGFTEIDYSFSSKNKFFSIHHIC
- the LOC121211207 gene encoding pectin acetylesterase 9 isoform X3, translating into MMKIRIEITLCLLLFLVLAPFCICSGERLPVGMTLVRKATAHGAVCLDGSLPAYHLHRGFGAGSNNWILQFEGGGWCNDISSCLERAKTRRGSTRYMSKLEVFSGILSNNASLNPDFYNWNRVKLRYCDGASFSGDSKFDNGTSLLYFRGQRIWEAIIHDLLPKGLSRARKALLSGCSAGGLATFLHCHNFTKMLPSNASVKCLSDAGFFLDERDISLNYSMRSFYHDLVALQGIEQNLNPNCTRSTSNPKLCFFPQYALNYISTPYFILNSAYDVFQFHHSLVPPSADLHGHWNRCKLDPAACSAYQISVLQGLRRDMLVALYPSYKNSRRDGMFINSCFAHCQSESQDTWFAVDSPRIHNKTIAEAVGDWYFGRKITKEIDCPYPCDKTCHNLIPSPQVSMLLLPTAYILPDRAAIW
- the LOC121211207 gene encoding pectin acetylesterase 9 isoform X2 translates to MMKIRIEITLCLLLFLVLAPFCICSGERLPVGMTLVRKATAHGAVCLDGSLPAYHLHRGFGAGSNNWILQFEGGGWCNDISSCLERAKTRRGSTRYMSKLEVFSGILSNNASLNPDFYNWNRVKLRYCDGASFSGDSKFDNGTSLLYFRGQRIWEAIIHDLLPKGLSRARKALLSGCSAGGLATFLHCHNFTKMLPSNASVKCLSDAGFFLDERDISLNYSMRSFYHDLVALQGIEQNLNPNCTRSTSNPKLCFFPQYALNYISTPYFILNSAYDVFQFHHSLVPPSADLHGHWNRCKLDPAACSAYQISVLQGLRRDMLVALYPSYKNSRRDGMFINSCFAHCQSESQDTWFAVDSPRIHNKTIAEAVGDWYFGRKITKEIDCPYPCDKTCHNLIPSPQGCYLVKITLLSRLKCICRFH
- the LOC121211207 gene encoding pectin acetylesterase 9 isoform X4, whose amino-acid sequence is MMKIRIEITLCLLLFLVLAPFCICSGERLPVGMTLVRKATAHGAVCLDGSLPAYHLHRGFGAGSNNWILQFEGGGWCNDISSCLERAKTRRGSTRYMSKLEVFSGILSNNASLNPDFYNWNRVKLRYCDGASFSGDSKFDNGTSLLYFRGQRIWEAIIHDLLPKGLSRARKALLSGCSAGGLATFLHCHNFTKMLPSNASVKCLSDAGFFLDERDISLNYSMRSFYHDLVALQGIEQNLNPNCTRSTSNPKLCFFPQYALNYISTPYFILNSAYDVFQFHHSLVPPSADLHGHWNRCKLDPAACSAYQISVLQGLRRDMLVALYPSYKNSRRDGMFINSCFAHCQSESQDTWFAVDSPRIHNKTIAEAVGDWYFGRKITKEIDCPYPCDKTCHNLIPSPQVSLR
- the LOC121211206 gene encoding cytokinin hydroxylase, whose product is MGFFLLFQLFFTIAMISFSLHFFSTLIFSCWVLPIRAYNKIKKNGFTGPIPSFPMGNITEMKNSMNINVSSSLNVISHDIHSTVFPYFARWQKSYGKLFIYWLGTEPFLYVAEPEFLKNMSAGVLGKSWGKPKVFKHDREPMFGSGLVMVEGDEWVRHRHVITPAFSPSNLKAMASLMVEPTTKMLDQWATLISSGYPEIDVEREITTTAGEIIARTSFGLSYQNENKVFEKLRAMQITLFNSNRYVGVPFSKWMCPKKNLEAKRLGKEIDQLLLSIIDARKKSLDIGTSPQKDLLGLLMEGSLIDGRSGKSLTARELVDECKTFFFGGHETTALALTWTLLLLAMYPDWQNQLRDEIKQVIGDGEIDFTKLADLKKMGGVMKEVLRLYSPAPNAQRQAREDIKVGDLVIPNGTNIWIDVVAMHHDPTLWGDDVNEFQPERFKDDHLYGGCKHKMGFLPFGFGGRMCVGRNLTMMEYKVVLTLMLTRFSFSLSSNYRHSPSILLSLRPRYGLPLLVKPI